A section of the Drosophila sechellia strain sech25 chromosome 3L, ASM438219v1, whole genome shotgun sequence genome encodes:
- the LOC6605687 gene encoding thioredoxin-2, giving the protein MAAMQKKVIIVDSKSSFDKLIDDAGTTKYVLVEFFATWCGPCAMIGPRLEQLASDYFGRMVVLKIDVDENEDLAVQYEVNSMPTFLIIKNRVTLIQFVGGNVERVVSTVEKFVGKVEDSKEHKSKEGGAGASAATVPKL; this is encoded by the coding sequence ATGGCTGCCATGCAGAAGAAGGTCATCATTGTGGATTCGAAGAGTTCCTTCGATAAGCTTATCGATGATGCGGGAACCACCAAATACGTACTTGTTGAGTTCTTTGCCACCTGGTGTGGTCCTTGCGCGATGATTGGTCCCCGCTTGGAGCAACTGGCATCGGATTACTTCGGACGGATGGTGGTCCTCAAGATTGACGTGGATGAGAACGAAGATCTGGCCGTTCAGTACGAGGTGAACAGCATGCCCACATTTCTGATCATCAAAAACCGAGTGACACTAATCCAGTTCGTGGGCGGCAATGTCGAAAGGGTCGTCAGCACGGTGGAGAAATTTGTGGGCAAGGTGGAGGACTCCAAGGAGCACAAGTCGAAAGAGGGAGGTGCTGGTGCTAGTGCAGCTACCGTGCCGAAACTTTAA
- the LOC6605688 gene encoding uncharacterized protein LOC6605688, with the protein MSEIEGCAEVDELDSEESGEERTPSFATEDLNDNAILARTSDSGTDTDLLSLSLSTTTVDGSQSSGTEESNLDLDTRLFGLRPVEGTTNLRPHSTLTSSPSGPQLPLSPPWQVIRRRLRSHREVINRPSGRFERVARLYTSEIEEMTRLITEFMRDLVNSRPSLEVQSGRNRMRAEGIARAHARPRLDARRVRAASLHRTALRQQLIAAEQLISAPNDQELPRANSVSDCSQCSSDEEQDQIDGKNRKPTVPSHLTEWLYPI; encoded by the coding sequence ATGTCCGAAATCGAAGGGTGTGCAGAGGTAGATGAGTTGGACAGTGAGGAGTCTGGGGAAGAACGGACTCCATCGTTCGCTACGGAGGACCTGAATGACAATGCAATTCTGGCAAGAACATCGGATTCGGGTACGGATACGGACTTGCTATCGCTATCGTTATCAACCACCACTGTGGATGGCAGTCAATCATCAGGAACCGAAGAATCCAACCTTGATCTCGATACCAGACTTTTCGGCTTGCGACCTGTGGAAGGTACCACCAACTTGCGACCCCATTCTACCCTTACGTCCTCACCGTCAGGACCACAATTACCTCTATCACCACCATGGCAAGTAATAAGGAGACGATTGAGATCTCATCGGGAAGTGATCAACCGTCCCTCTGGCCGATTCGAACGTGTGGCACGCCTCTATACTAGCGAGATCGAGGAAATGACTCGACTGATCACGGAATTCATGCGGGATCTAGTAAATTCTCGTCCCTCCCTCGAAGTTCAAAGTGGCCGTAATCGCATGCGGGCAGAGGGCATAGCTCGAGCTCATGCTCGACCCCGACTTGATGCTCGAAGGGTGAGAGCCGCATCCTTACACCGAACTGCTTTGAGGCAGCAATTGATTGCTGCTGAGCAATTGATTTCGGCTCCAAACGACCAAGAGCTGCCGCGTGCAAATAGTGTTAGCGATTGCAGCCAGTGCAGCAGTGATGAGGAACAGGATCAAATCGATGGCAAGAATAGAAAGCCTACTGTTCCCAGTCATCTCACCGAATGGTTGTATCCAATTTAA